In a single window of the Streptomyces sp. NBC_00094 genome:
- a CDS encoding SCP2 sterol-binding domain-containing protein, with product MATITECRGALDRLSDNLARADGDVRSATALDRSLSCHITDLDTTFTGRLAGGRIEVVDTVAGPPPSKAQIRLAMTGDDLVAMVGGELNFAKAWASGRVRLEAGFRDLLKLRSLL from the coding sequence ATGGCGACGATCACCGAGTGCCGTGGCGCACTGGACAGACTTTCGGACAATCTCGCGCGGGCCGACGGCGACGTGCGGAGTGCGACCGCGCTCGACCGCAGCCTGAGCTGCCACATCACGGACCTCGACACGACCTTCACGGGCCGTCTCGCGGGTGGCCGGATCGAGGTCGTGGACACGGTGGCCGGCCCGCCGCCGTCCAAGGCGCAGATCCGGCTCGCGATGACCGGTGACGATCTGGTGGCCATGGTGGGCGGCGAGCTGAACTTCGCGAAGGCGTGGGCCTCCGGCCGGGTCAGGCTGGAAGCCGGTTTCCGTGACCTGCTGAAGCTGCGCTCGCTCCTGTAG
- a CDS encoding tetratricopeptide repeat protein: protein MPIPDDVTGEEIDPDVRQELMSLPKGLAEDVSRNLVMVAQLIDEEPERAYEYSRVALRLASRVAAVREAAGFAAYATQKYSEALAEFRAARRMSGGVELWPVMADCERGMGRPERALAMAGEPEVQKLDKAGQVEMRLVAAGARRDMDQLDAAIVTLQSPELASGAVHPWTARLRYAYADALLAAGRESEAREWFAKALEADKDGATDASDRLAELDGVEFVDAFDDSEDEVLEAVEGVEDVSVEDVSVEDEIDDLDDEDEDEDEDYDGDVR from the coding sequence CTGCCGATCCCGGACGACGTCACCGGTGAGGAGATCGACCCGGATGTGCGCCAGGAGCTGATGAGCCTGCCCAAGGGGCTGGCCGAGGACGTCTCCCGCAACCTCGTCATGGTCGCCCAGCTGATCGACGAGGAGCCGGAGAGGGCGTACGAGTACTCCCGGGTCGCCCTGCGGCTCGCGTCGCGTGTCGCGGCCGTGCGTGAGGCGGCCGGGTTCGCCGCGTACGCCACGCAGAAGTACTCCGAGGCGCTGGCCGAGTTCCGGGCCGCGCGTCGGATGAGCGGTGGTGTCGAGCTGTGGCCCGTCATGGCCGACTGCGAGCGCGGCATGGGCCGTCCCGAGCGCGCGCTGGCGATGGCCGGCGAGCCCGAGGTGCAGAAGCTCGACAAGGCCGGACAGGTGGAGATGCGGCTCGTGGCCGCCGGCGCCCGTCGCGACATGGATCAGCTGGACGCCGCCATCGTGACGCTGCAGAGCCCCGAGCTCGCGTCCGGTGCCGTCCACCCGTGGACCGCGCGCCTGCGGTACGCCTACGCCGACGCGCTGCTCGCCGCCGGTCGTGAGAGCGAGGCGCGTGAGTGGTTCGCCAAGGCCCTGGAGGCCGACAAGGACGGCGCCACGGACGCTTCCGACCGGCTCGCCGAGCTGGACGGGGTCGAGTTCGTGGACGCGTTCGACGACTCGGAGGACGAGGTTCTCGAGGCTGTCGAGGGCGTCGAGGACGTGTCGGTCGAGGACGTGTCCGTGGAGGACGAGATCGACGACCTTGACGACGAGGACGAAGACGAGGACGAGGACTACGACGGCGACGTTCGCTGA
- a CDS encoding iron chelate uptake ABC transporter family permease subunit: MLVESPSRASAESTSAAQSPTRRNSVRAVGLGAAVFVLLLVCVLSIMIGAKPVPLGDVWHGLFRNSGVGNDVVIHDVRVPRTLLGLLVGLALGLSGAVMQGLTRNPLAEPGLLGVNAGAAAAVVSAIAFLGVSDVKDYVWFAFVGAAVVAVVVYLLGGSRSATPVRLALAGTAATAALYGYVNAVQLLNSAALDRLRFWTVGSLASADMETIRQVAPFILGGAVLALLISRPLNAMEMGDDTARALGANINRTRVIAMVSVTLMCGAATAACGPIVFLGLMVPYMVRAITGPDMRWILPYAAVLAPVLLLGSDIVGRLVARPSELQVGIVTALIGGPVFIRLVRRKRMAQL; encoded by the coding sequence GTGTTGGTTGAGAGTCCCTCCCGAGCGAGCGCGGAGTCGACGTCTGCCGCCCAGTCTCCGACGCGCCGGAATTCCGTGCGTGCCGTCGGGTTGGGAGCGGCCGTCTTCGTCCTGCTGCTGGTCTGTGTCCTGAGCATCATGATCGGTGCCAAGCCGGTGCCGCTCGGGGACGTGTGGCACGGGTTGTTCCGGAACAGCGGCGTCGGCAATGACGTCGTCATCCATGACGTACGCGTCCCCCGTACCCTGCTCGGGCTGCTCGTGGGGCTCGCCCTCGGGCTCTCCGGGGCCGTGATGCAGGGGCTGACCCGTAATCCGCTCGCCGAGCCCGGGCTGCTCGGCGTGAACGCGGGGGCCGCTGCCGCGGTCGTCTCGGCCATCGCCTTCCTCGGGGTGTCCGACGTCAAGGACTACGTCTGGTTCGCCTTCGTGGGGGCCGCGGTCGTCGCGGTCGTCGTCTATCTCCTCGGGGGTAGCCGCAGTGCCACCCCCGTGCGTCTCGCGCTCGCCGGGACCGCCGCCACCGCCGCGCTCTACGGGTACGTCAACGCCGTCCAGCTGCTCAACTCCGCCGCCCTCGACCGGCTGCGGTTCTGGACCGTCGGGTCGCTCGCCTCCGCCGACATGGAGACCATCCGGCAGGTCGCCCCCTTCATCCTGGGGGGCGCCGTCCTCGCGCTGCTCATCTCGCGGCCCCTGAACGCCATGGAGATGGGCGACGACACCGCCCGGGCCCTCGGCGCGAACATCAACAGGACCCGGGTCATCGCCATGGTGTCCGTGACCCTGATGTGCGGCGCCGCCACCGCGGCCTGCGGCCCCATCGTCTTCCTCGGGCTGATGGTCCCGTACATGGTGCGGGCGATCACCGGGCCCGACATGCGCTGGATCCTGCCCTACGCGGCCGTCCTCGCGCCGGTCCTGCTGCTCGGCTCCGACATCGTCGGGCGGCTCGTGGCCCGGCCCTCCGAGCTCCAGGTCGGCATCGTGACCGCCCTCATCGGCGGGCCCGTCTTCATCCGACTCGTACGCCGCAAGAGGATGGCCCAGCTGTGA
- a CDS encoding HAD hydrolase-like protein, producing the protein MTVRSGQGQQGDGGRTLPGGSAVPLSEAYDTALLDLDGVVYAGGVAVPYAVEALGTARAGGMHLAYVTNNALRTPEEVAEHLTELGVPAVAGDVVTSAQAVSRLIADEVPSGSRVLVVGGEGLRVALRERGLVPVESADDDPAAVVQGYGGPELPWARFAEAAYAVGRGVPWYASNTDLTIPGARGIGPGNGAAVEVVRIATGGRAEPKVAGKPLPPMHRETVLRTGAARPLVVGDRLDTDIEGAFNGGVDSLLVLTGVTDVPQLLAAVPEHRPTYVAADLRGLLVGQPEVVAGDGGAFVCGGWRASVGGGELVLESVGGDGGDAGADVMDGVRALCGAAWSAAGDGACEADAGKALARLGW; encoded by the coding sequence GTGACGGTGCGGAGCGGGCAGGGGCAGCAGGGCGACGGCGGCAGGACGCTGCCGGGAGGCAGTGCCGTGCCGTTGAGCGAGGCGTACGACACCGCGCTCCTCGACCTGGACGGTGTCGTGTACGCGGGTGGGGTGGCCGTCCCGTACGCCGTGGAGGCGCTGGGGACGGCGCGGGCCGGCGGGATGCACCTGGCGTACGTCACGAACAACGCGCTCCGGACGCCGGAGGAGGTCGCGGAGCACCTCACCGAGCTGGGAGTCCCGGCGGTGGCCGGGGACGTCGTCACCTCCGCGCAGGCGGTCTCGCGGCTGATCGCCGACGAAGTTCCGTCGGGGTCACGGGTGTTGGTCGTCGGGGGCGAAGGGCTGCGGGTGGCGCTGCGGGAGCGGGGGCTCGTGCCCGTGGAGTCGGCGGACGACGACCCCGCGGCGGTCGTGCAGGGGTACGGGGGGCCGGAGTTGCCGTGGGCGCGGTTCGCGGAGGCGGCGTACGCGGTGGGGCGGGGCGTGCCGTGGTACGCCTCGAACACCGACCTGACGATTCCCGGCGCCCGGGGGATCGGGCCCGGGAACGGGGCGGCGGTGGAGGTCGTGCGGATCGCGACGGGGGGTCGTGCCGAGCCGAAGGTCGCGGGGAAGCCGCTGCCGCCGATGCACCGTGAGACGGTGCTGCGGACGGGGGCGGCGCGGCCGCTGGTGGTGGGGGACCGGCTGGACACGGACATCGAGGGCGCGTTCAACGGTGGGGTGGACTCGCTGCTGGTCCTGACCGGGGTGACGGATGTCCCGCAGCTGCTCGCCGCGGTGCCGGAGCATCGGCCGACGTATGTGGCGGCGGATCTGCGGGGGTTGCTGGTGGGGCAGCCGGAGGTTGTCGCGGGGGATGGGGGAGCGTTCGTGTGCGGGGGATGGCGTGCGTCGGTCGGCGGGGGTGAGCTGGTGCTCGAGTCGGTCGGTGGGGACGGGGGCGACGCCGGTGCGGATGTGATGGACGGGGTGCGGGCGTTGTGCGGGGCGGCGTGGTCGGCTGCGGGGGACGGGGCGTGTGAGGCGGACGCGGGGAAGGCGCTGGCGCGGTTGGGGTGGTGA
- a CDS encoding DUF1015 domain-containing protein: protein MNTSGHAAADVRDDSAGLRLAPFRGLRYVPERVGSLAAVTSPPYDVVVRPDGLLHLESADPHNIVRLILPQAITAGTRHRKAAVTLDRWLADGVLAPDPEPALYVYEQQGDGILQRGIIGALELSTPDEGVVLPHEDVMPHVVEDRAALMRTTAANLEPLLLTYVGDRDGGADAVVERAVRSEPLLSTTTEDGFHHRLWAVTDPSEQAVVATELRRHQALIADGHHRWATYLRLREEHAVPGPWNYGLVLLIDTARYPLRVRAIHRLLNRLPVADALTALGDSFRVRRIDQPLPAALEALATAAADGNAFLLAGDGAFHLVDRPDPDLLHRTIRTDRPEAWRTLDATVLHSTLLEHVWHIPDAPEDISYIHDTEAAVAQAERRGGTAVLMHPVREDVVRDLARQGVTMPRKSTSFGPKPATGLVLRSLALD from the coding sequence ATGAACACCTCAGGTCACGCGGCCGCCGACGTCCGCGACGACTCCGCAGGGCTGCGTCTGGCCCCGTTCCGTGGACTCCGTTACGTCCCCGAGCGGGTCGGCAGCCTCGCCGCCGTGACGTCTCCCCCCTACGACGTCGTCGTCCGACCTGACGGACTGCTCCATCTGGAGTCCGCGGACCCGCACAACATCGTCCGGCTGATCCTCCCGCAGGCGATCACCGCCGGCACCCGCCACCGCAAGGCCGCCGTCACCCTCGACCGCTGGCTCGCGGACGGCGTCCTCGCCCCGGACCCGGAACCCGCGCTCTACGTGTACGAGCAGCAAGGCGACGGCATCCTCCAGCGGGGCATCATCGGGGCCCTGGAGCTCTCCACCCCGGACGAGGGCGTGGTCCTCCCCCACGAGGACGTCATGCCGCACGTGGTCGAGGACCGCGCCGCCCTCATGCGGACCACCGCCGCCAACCTGGAGCCCCTGCTCCTCACCTACGTCGGTGACCGCGACGGCGGCGCCGACGCGGTCGTCGAGCGCGCGGTCCGCAGCGAGCCGCTGCTCTCCACCACCACGGAGGACGGCTTCCACCACCGCCTCTGGGCGGTGACCGACCCGTCCGAGCAGGCCGTCGTCGCCACCGAACTCCGCCGCCACCAGGCGCTGATCGCCGACGGCCACCACCGCTGGGCGACGTACCTGCGTCTGCGCGAGGAGCACGCCGTTCCCGGCCCGTGGAACTACGGCCTGGTCCTGCTCATCGACACCGCCCGCTACCCCCTGCGGGTCCGCGCCATCCACCGCCTCCTCAACCGCCTGCCGGTCGCCGACGCCCTCACGGCCCTCGGCGACTCCTTCCGGGTACGCCGGATCGACCAGCCCCTGCCGGCGGCCCTGGAGGCCCTCGCGACGGCGGCGGCCGACGGGAACGCCTTCCTCCTCGCGGGCGACGGCGCCTTCCACCTCGTCGACCGCCCCGACCCCGACCTGCTCCACCGCACGATCCGCACGGACCGCCCCGAGGCCTGGCGCACCCTGGACGCGACGGTCCTGCACTCCACTCTCCTGGAGCATGTCTGGCACATCCCGGACGCGCCCGAGGACATCTCCTACATCCACGACACGGAGGCGGCGGTCGCCCAGGCGGAACGCCGCGGCGGCACGGCCGTTCTCATGCATCCGGTACGAGAGGACGTCGTCCGGGACCTCGCCCGGCAGGGCGTCACGATGCCCCGCAAGTCGACCTCGTTCGGCCCGAAGCCCGCGACCGGCCTGGTCCTCAGAAGCCTCGCGCTGGACTGA
- a CDS encoding ABC transporter ATP-binding protein, producing MTTNKDNGSTGMGGRQKQRLSAESVTLAYEQRVIARDLSVGIPDNSFTVIVGPNACGKSTLLRALSRMLKPSEGRVLLDGASIHSLPAKKVAKTLGLLPQSSIAPDGITVADLVARGRYPHQGLLRQWSPEDERIVQESMASTGVAELAERYVDELSGGQRQRVWIAMALAQQTPLLLLDEPTTFLDIQHQIDVLDLCAELHETQGRTLVAVLHDLNHAARYATHLIAVRGGEVVAEGPPSEVVTAELVERVFGLRCQVIEDPETGTPLVVPAGRTARARKAEGAAEAVPVLRK from the coding sequence ATGACCACGAACAAGGACAACGGGAGTACGGGTATGGGCGGTCGGCAGAAGCAGCGTCTGAGTGCGGAGTCGGTCACCCTCGCGTACGAGCAGCGGGTCATCGCACGCGACCTGTCCGTCGGGATCCCCGACAACTCCTTCACCGTCATCGTCGGACCCAACGCCTGCGGCAAGTCGACCCTGCTGCGCGCCCTCTCCCGGATGCTGAAGCCCTCCGAGGGGCGGGTCCTGCTCGACGGGGCGTCGATCCACTCCCTGCCCGCCAAGAAGGTCGCCAAGACCCTCGGCCTGCTGCCCCAGTCCTCGATCGCCCCCGACGGCATCACCGTCGCCGACCTCGTCGCCCGCGGCCGCTACCCGCACCAGGGGCTGCTGCGGCAGTGGTCGCCGGAGGACGAGCGGATCGTCCAGGAGTCGATGGCCTCGACCGGCGTCGCCGAGCTGGCCGAGCGGTACGTCGACGAGCTCTCCGGCGGACAGCGGCAGCGCGTCTGGATCGCCATGGCGCTCGCCCAGCAGACGCCGCTGCTGCTCCTCGACGAGCCGACGACGTTCCTCGACATCCAGCACCAGATCGACGTCCTCGACCTCTGCGCCGAGCTGCACGAGACGCAGGGCCGGACGCTCGTCGCCGTCCTGCACGACCTCAACCACGCGGCCCGGTACGCGACCCACCTCATCGCCGTCCGCGGCGGCGAGGTCGTCGCCGAGGGCCCGCCGTCCGAGGTCGTGACGGCCGAACTGGTCGAGCGGGTCTTCGGGCTGCGCTGCCAGGTCATCGAGGACCCGGAGACCGGGACGCCGCTCGTCGTACCGGCCGGGCGCACGGCACGGGCCCGGAAGGCCGAGGGTGCGGCCGAGGCCGTGCCCGTCCTGCGGAAGTAG
- a CDS encoding iron chelate uptake ABC transporter family permease subunit has protein sequence MTTKTLRAGGGFSVRYEPRAALSVLGLLVLTLAVAVVLIGTGDFPMSPGEVVDTLLGKGTVVQEFAVMDLRLPRVLVAVFVGAALAVGGAVFQSVSRNPLGSPDVIGFGQGATVGALAVIVLFQGSAAAAAGGAVVGGLVTGVTIYLLAWKKGVHGYRLVLVGIGAAAMLTSVIHYLITKANLADATRATVWMTGSLDGRDWSQFWPLFAVCCLLLPLVLGHGRALRMLEMGDDAAYALGVKVERTRIVLMASAVLLVAVATSAAGPIVFVSLSAPQLARRLTRAPGPNLAASALMGSALLLIADWIATNAFGERQLPVGVVTGILGGCYLLWLLVTERKAGRI, from the coding sequence GTGACCACCAAGACCCTGCGGGCCGGCGGCGGGTTCTCCGTACGGTACGAGCCCCGGGCCGCGCTCTCCGTCCTCGGCCTCCTCGTGCTCACGCTCGCCGTCGCCGTCGTCCTCATCGGCACCGGGGACTTCCCCATGTCGCCCGGCGAGGTCGTCGACACCCTCCTCGGCAAGGGCACCGTCGTCCAGGAGTTCGCCGTCATGGACCTGCGGCTGCCGCGGGTCCTCGTCGCCGTCTTCGTCGGCGCCGCGCTCGCCGTCGGCGGGGCCGTCTTCCAGTCGGTCTCCCGCAACCCGCTCGGCAGTCCCGACGTCATCGGCTTCGGTCAGGGCGCCACCGTCGGCGCGCTCGCCGTCATCGTGCTCTTCCAGGGCAGCGCCGCCGCCGCGGCCGGCGGGGCCGTCGTCGGTGGGCTCGTCACCGGTGTCACGATCTATCTGCTGGCGTGGAAGAAGGGCGTGCACGGCTACCGGCTCGTCCTCGTCGGCATCGGCGCCGCCGCCATGCTCACCTCCGTCATCCACTATCTGATCACCAAGGCCAACCTGGCGGACGCCACTCGCGCCACCGTGTGGATGACCGGCTCCCTCGACGGGCGCGACTGGTCCCAGTTCTGGCCGCTGTTCGCCGTCTGCTGCCTCCTGCTGCCGCTCGTCCTCGGCCACGGCCGGGCCCTGCGCATGCTGGAGATGGGCGACGACGCCGCGTACGCCCTCGGGGTGAAGGTCGAGCGGACCCGGATCGTCCTCATGGCCTCGGCCGTGCTGCTCGTCGCCGTCGCCACCTCCGCCGCAGGACCGATCGTCTTCGTGTCGCTGAGCGCGCCCCAGCTGGCCCGCCGGCTGACCCGGGCGCCCGGCCCCAACCTCGCCGCCTCCGCCCTCATGGGCTCGGCGCTGCTGCTCATCGCCGACTGGATCGCCACCAACGCCTTCGGGGAGCGCCAGCTCCCGGTCGGCGTCGTCACCGGCATCCTCGGCGGCTGCTATCTGCTCTGGCTGCTCGTCACCGAACGCAAGGCGGGCCGGATATGA